In a genomic window of Piliocolobus tephrosceles isolate RC106 chromosome 1, ASM277652v3, whole genome shotgun sequence:
- the ANGPTL1 gene encoding angiopoietin-related protein 1, with protein MKAFTWTLGVLFFLLVDAGHCRGGQFKIKKINQRRYPRATDGKEEAKKCAYTFLVPEQRITGPICVNTKGQDASTIKDMITRMDLENLKDVLSRQKRQIDVLQLVVDVDGNIVNEVKLLRKESRNMNSRVTQLYMQLLHEIIRKRDNSLELSQLENKILNVTTEMLKMATRYKELEVKYASLTDLVNNQSVMITLLEEQCLRIFSRQDTHVSPPLVQVVPQHIPNSHQYTPGLLGGNEIQRDPGYPRDLMPPPDLATSPTKSPFKIPPVTFINEGPFKDCQQAKEAGHSVSGIYMIKPENSNGPMQLWCENSLDPGGWTVIQKRTDGSVNFFRNWENYKKGFGNIDGEYWLGLENIYMLSNQDNYKLLIELEDWSDKKVYAEYSSFRLEPESEFYRLRLGTYQGNAGDSMMWHNGKQFTTLDRDKDMYAGNCAHFHKGGWWYNACAHSNLNGVWYRGGHYRSKHQDGIFWAEYRGGSYSLRAVQMMIKPID; from the exons ATGAAGGCTTTTACCTGGACCCTAGGTGTGCTATTCTTCCTACTAGTGGACGCTGGACATTGTAGAGGTGgacaattcaaaattaaaaaaataaaccagagaaGATACCCTCGTGCCACAGATGGTAAAGAGGAAGCAAAGAAATGTGCATACACATTCCTGGTACCTGAACAAAGAATAACAGGGCCAATCTGTGTCAACACCAAAGGGCAAGATGCAAGTACCATTAAAGACATGATCACCAGGATGGACCTTGAAAACCTGAAGGATGTGCTCTCCAGGCAGAAGCGGCAGATAGATGTTCTGCAACTGGTGGTGGATGTAGATGGAAACATTGTGAATGAGGTAAAGCTGCTGAGAAAGGAAAGCCGTAACATGAACTCTCGTGTTACTCAACTCTACATGCAACTATTACATGAGATTATCCGTAAGAGGGATAATTCACTTGAACTTTCCCAATTGGAAAACAAAATCCTCAATGTCACCACAGAAATGTTGAAGATGGCAACAAGGTACAAGGAACTAGAGGTGAAATATGCTTCCTTGACTGATCTTGTCAATAACCAATCTGTGATGATCACTTTGTTGGAAGAACAGTGCTTGAGGATATTTTCCCGACAAGACACCCATGTGTCTCCCCCACTTGTCCAGGTGGTGCCACAACATATTCCTAACAGCCATCAGTATACTCCTGGTCTGCTGGGAGGTAACGAGATTCAGAGGGATCCAGGTTATCCCAGAGATTTAATGCCACCACCTGATCTGGCAACTTCTCCCACCAAAAGCCCTTTCAAGATACCACCAGTAACTTTCATCAACGAAG GACCATTCAAAGACTGTCAGCAAGCAAAAGAAGCTGGGCATTCGGTCAGTGGGATTTATATGATTAAACCTGAAAACAGCAATGGACCAATGCAGTTATGGTGTGAAAACAGTTTGGATCCTGGGGGTTGGACTGTTATTCAGAAAAGAACAGATGGCTCTGTCAACTTCTTCAGAAATTGGGAAAATTATAAG AAAGGGTTTGGAAACATCGACGGAGAATATTGGCTTGGACTGGAAAATATCTATATGCTTAGCAATCAAGATAATTACAAGTTACTGATTGAATTAGAAGACTGGAGTGATAAAAAAGTCTATGCAGAATACAGCAGCTTTCGTCTGGAACCCGAAAGTGAATTCTACAGACTGCGCCTGGGAACTTACCAGGGAAATGCAGGGGATTCTATGATGTGGCATAATGGTAAACAATTCACCACACTGGACAGAGATAAAGATATGTATGCAG GAAACTGCGCCCACTTTCATAAAGGAGGCTGGTGGTACAATGCCTGTGCACATTCTAACCTAAATGGAGTATGGTACAGAGGAGGCCATTACAGAAGCAAGCACCAAGATGGAATTTTCTGGGCCGAATACAGAGGCGGGTCATACTCCTTAAGAGCAGTTCAGATGATGATCAAACCTATTGACTGA